From one Gracilibacillus salinarum genomic stretch:
- the rnpM gene encoding RNase P modulator RnpM — MAKKRKLPLRKCVITQEMKPKQSLIRVVKTKEGEVFVDPTGKKNGRGAYVSKDLQVIDQAQKNGALDKHLEIKIPDEVYQHLRHEIEGE; from the coding sequence ATGGCTAAGAAGCGCAAACTTCCGCTTAGAAAATGTGTAATTACACAAGAAATGAAGCCGAAACAATCGTTAATTCGAGTGGTCAAAACCAAAGAAGGCGAAGTATTTGTCGATCCCACTGGTAAGAAAAACGGCCGTGGTGCCTATGTTTCCAAGGACTTGCAAGTAATCGATCAGGCGCAAAAAAATGGTGCACTCGACAAACATTTGGAGATAAAAATCCCGGACGAGGTGTACCAGCACCTGCGTCATGAGATTGAAGGCGAATAA
- a CDS encoding YlxQ family RNA-binding protein, whose translation MNKAYLNIIGLANRAGKCTFGEELIVKEIQSKKARIVLIASDIGDQTKKKLTDKCTYYHIPFFFIDDRDTLSQAVGKSGRVAVSIHEQGFAKKLIALLDENFRG comes from the coding sequence GTGAATAAGGCATATTTAAATATTATCGGCTTAGCCAATCGTGCAGGGAAATGTACGTTTGGTGAAGAGCTAATCGTAAAGGAAATTCAGTCAAAGAAAGCAAGAATAGTTCTTATCGCAAGTGATATCGGAGATCAGACAAAAAAGAAATTAACGGATAAATGTACGTATTATCACATCCCTTTTTTCTTTATTGACGATCGAGATACACTTTCACAAGCGGTAGGTAAATCAGGTCGTGTAGCTGTTTCGATTCATGAGCAAGGATTTGCGAAGAAATTGATTGCACTGCTTGATGAAAATTTTCGGGGGTGA